From the Xylocopa sonorina isolate GNS202 chromosome 9, iyXylSono1_principal, whole genome shotgun sequence genome, the window GCGAACAGTCCTGCGAATATACTGTCACGGTTTAGTTCGAGTATAATATATCACGAAGAAGAACGCGACGTACGCGGACAGAAGACTCGATGCGAGGAGTCGAGTAGGTACGAGACCGTTTACCTGTTCTGGGCGATTTTCCTCAACGTGTCCGGGCTTCGTATCAGCTTGTCCAACGTCTGCGTGAGATTGGCGAACGTCGGACGATGGGTGCGTTCCTTCTGCCAGCAATCGAGCATCAGCTGATAGATCGCCTCGGGACAGTCCATCGGCGCTGGGAGCCTGTATCCTTTCTCGATCGACTTTATCACATCCTGATTAGACCAGTTCCAGTACGGCCGCTCGCCGTAGGACATCAcctcccagcaaacgatccccATGCTCCATACGTCCGACGCGCTGGTGAACTTCCGGAACGCTATCGCTTCGGGAGCTGTCCATCGTACCGGGATCTTTCCACCCTTTTTGCCGGAGTAAACAGTCTTTCAAGATTCGATATTTGAAAGTCTCGATACATGCGACGAGAACGCGAGGGCGTTCTCGTTAAGGGGTTGGTGATATCAGTTGTCGCGCGAAACTCCGTTCGCGCGGCTTTTCCATCCGACTACTTACCCTGGTCGTGTACGCGCCTTCCGTCGCGCTCTCGATCTCCCTGCTCAGCCCAAAGTCGGCGATCTTGCAGACCAACGCGGCGTTCACCAGCACGTTCCTCGCCGCCAGGTCCCGGTGCACGTAGTTCATCTCCGCCAGGTACTGCATACCGCTCGCTATACCGCGCAGCATGCCTACTAGCTGCAGCACCTGGAACTTGCCGTCGTTCGCCCGCAGGAAAGTGTCCAGGCTGCCGTTCTCCATGAATTCGGTGATGATCATCACTGGATTGCTCTTCGTCACGACACCCTGCAGGAATATCACGTTCGGGTGCTCGAACTGGCCCATGATGGACGCTTCGGTGAGGAAATCGTTACGGGCCTTGTCCGCGGAGCCTGGTTTCAGCGTCTTGATCGCCACGTCGATCTCCGTACGGCCATCCGGCGCTACTTTCAGTTTACCGCGACAAACGTCGCCAAACTCGCCGCCACCTGTTCCGGTTACCATCAAACGGTGGACAGAAGAAAAATGGAAAaggaagaatcgttagaaccagGCGAGACCAACCGTTGGTGGTTTTTAAAGCGAAACGGGACGAGACTTTGGTATGTACCTATGATGGCCTCTATCGTGATGTATCCAGCGTCGATCTCTCTGGCGAACTCTCTGACGGCCTGGTTCGGGTCCTCGTACGTGTGAGGGTCGACGTAGCTTCTGGCGCCACCGCCACCGGCACCACCGGCACTGGCCGCTGCGACTCCCACTGCAGGTGTGAACAGCGGCGTGGTCACTGCAACGTCACCAAAACAGAGTTCATTATATTAACACGAGGGTCGGTGTGCTTAATTTTGACGGAATCTCGGAGCGGTACGATTAACAACAGATCGCTCCGTGCCTGAGAGCCGTGTCATCCCGTGAAAACACTCACACAcccttcctcttaaggaaaaaaaaaagaaaaaaaaataacgagATTTTTCAACGTTCAATATAGTGGATAACGCAGAACTAAAATGAAGCTGAAGCTCTTCTAAGCTGCTCTTCGAGGCTCTTAAAATGACAAAATTCTCTATTCAACGCGTGATCGTTTCTATAAGACTGGTCTATCTTGAACGAAATTTCTCTGAAACGTTGTAAACGAAACGAAAAAGTGACAAAATTCCACTATGTTGTAAAAAGATCTAATGTggagaaaaaaatatatatatgacaAGAGGTATGCTAATTTCCATGCCAGCGGTAGAAATACTCTCGCATGCCTAGTACACGCCAAATGATCTCAATTACGATGCATCGGATTGAATGACGTTAGTCGTAGCACCGAGTGCAGAGGATGCTCCGGTCGAATCGAATTACTTCGTCGCCCGTTAATTTACATCCGCGAATGCATCTGCGACGGCTCGCCACTCTAGCCGCGTCGAATTAATTCGAGTTCCACCGAAACATCCACCGTTCCCAGCGCGTCGACGCTCAACTGCATCGTCCGCGGACGATTTTAAGAAGAGATCTGCTGGCTGGCTGAAAAAAAGTAGAACGATGCAATAGAAAGAACACGAGACGTATCGAAGAGCAAAGAGTGTATCTCATGCTATTATTCTATCGTGCTTCTCATCTACGTACAATCcaagagagagatagaaagagagaaagatagagaaaaagaagagagaaagagagagaaaaaggaagaaaaaaacagtaagaaaatagagagagagagagagaaagagagagagagagacatagAGGAAAAGAACGTGGATCGTGGTACGAGCTGTAGAGAATAATTTACAAAGGACAATGTGTTTCTGTGTTCGAGTCTCAGCGAGTGTAACGTGTCGGGGCGCAATCCTCCGGTTCGCAAAATTTCGATCGAGTCTTATTGGGTCTGATTAAGGACTTACGCGAGGACTTGCTCTTGTTGTTGGTGTGGGTTGTCACAATCGGTGAACTGTCCATTTTGCAGTGCACTGTGAACAACACAACAACCAACACACTAATTGACAAACAGCAAACAAAAAGAAGCGGTGTATGTTCTAATGAACAGTTTAATGACGCGAGGCGAGCGAAGGCAGCGTGACGTGAAACAAATGGATGTCTTTTAAGAACGCGTTCGGCTCGTTTTTTTTCTCGATCTTCGTGCAGCTTTCGTCTTTGTCTCCTACGATAATTACACGTACGTGGATCAATAAAAATTGTACGTGTacgtataaaaaaataaaaaaataaagagaACAGAACAAAATGACACACGTTAAAAAAGAACATCAAACAAATGCAATGCTAACGATACACACTGACAACGATATATGCATGCAATGTACAACATatctatatctatatatatgtatagaacGACGGCAAGCACGAagcacgcacacgcacacgcacgtCTTTCGAGTGTACACTGTGTATGTCTGCATGATGGCGAAACGAACGTGAAAGAACGTGCGTGTCGATGCACTAAAAAATTTGGAACGCGTCAAAAGAGATGCACATACAAGGGGGGGTGCAAGATTAGCTACGTAAAACTGAGTTcctagaagagaaaaaaaaaaacttgaGGTGTTGGAGAAGACTTACTGTAGGTCACAACTAGTCCTGTAGTAGCAGGCGATTGTGTACATTGTTTCATTGGGTTTTTTCATGGATTTTTCATGGAGGCAGGTTCGATAGATTAGGGGAATCGCACATGAAAAGAAAGAATCGAAAGAATTTGGTTAGAACGATGGCAATCAGCCGTGTCCGGTATGAATTTTGCACGAAAGCGATCGTCTCTCATCGTATGCATTCTCTTTACTTCCTGGCCAAGCACGGACTTGGGCGACTTTCGTTTCGCACCGTTTTACTTATCTACATCGCCCGTTTTTCTTTCAACGAACCACATTTTCAGTAATCTTTCTTTCGTCAAAGAGAGAAACTTCTAAAAAGAACTGGGTGTTTAGCGACAAGACATTATCATTGGGTACTGTATACGTGACAGGGGTGGTCTGGGGGTCGATACTTGCTGGGTCTAACGGGGTTGGTGAATTCAAATATATACTTATTAGTCACAAGACACGAGGGCGCAGTGAAACAACTATGAAAGTGacaagggggggggggtggtagCGATAATAAACTtataaagaaaagagaaatcgaGCCGACTGGCTAAGGGCAAACGTACCTTCGCCGTTCCTGTACTCCAACGTATCGCAGTCGCTCGGCTGTTTCTTGTTGCATTCGTCCGAGGCCCTGCTGCATCGAAATCATAGAGTCACGCATCAATGGAATCACATCAGTATACGAAGATACGACTCGACTAACTTCGCCGATACCAAGACTTTTCATTCTACACGCGAGATTGTAAGAGCAATTCGTTTACCTTCTCAAAATCAGGACGGtcataataatgataatgacCAGGAGAACTACCACGGCTACGATAGCGCCTGCTATAATCCTCACTTGCATATTGTCGTCCTCCCCGACATAGTCTGAAACGAGATCGAACGAATCGTCCACTGAGAGACTGTGGCTATTTCGCTTCGACTTCGATACGATTCGACAACGAATCCGAGTAATTACCTAGACCCATAGCGTGAGGGGTCTTCTTGTAGACCACCGGCGTGTATTCACCCCAACCTCTGGTCGTCTTCGCTCGCACTTGCACCGCGTAATCGGTCGACGGTTTCAGACCTTTGAAAGTCGCTGATAAGTCGGAGGTTTGGACCATGGTAGCGTTGGTGGCGTCGTCGTAACGCGGATAACACCTCGCTGAAACAACTCGTCGTTAATAACCGGTAGAAAGAAGGGAAGAAACTGGCTATTGGGCCATCAAGAATCTCACCTTCGTATCTCTCGACCAGATCGCTGTCTCCACTGTCGGTCACAGGAGCGTCCCAGCTGATGCTGAGCTCTGTGCTCTTCACGCCTGTGATCCTGACGTTGCTGACCAAACTGGGCACGCTGGCTTCCGTCGTCACGGTGATGTCCACGTACTCGGATTTCCCGGCCAGCGCGGACACGCCGTTCTGGGCGAACACTTGGAAGCGATAGGTGGTGACCGCGTTCAGGCCAGTGATCGTGATCTTCGTGTCGTTGAAGACCTCCTGCTCGAGAGAAACCCGGTCAGTCCAATCGCGTGTCTTAACACGACGCTCTCCAACCGGACGAAACTTACGGTATTGGGAATGTATTTGACACCCGTGCTACAAGCGTCGCAGATCACCTTGTACGTCGTGTCCGTCCTGCCTCCCAGCATGTGCGGTGCGTTCCAGGATAGGATCACCGTCGACTGATCGACAAAGTTCACCGTTAAATTCTGCGGCGCCGACGGTGGCTCTGCAAAAGGCGGAAGAATCATTCGAACACTCtgttcaacctcctcgcacaagATGATTTACAGTAATCGCTGGTCGAACGGAGACTCACGCGTGCATGGCATTTTCTTGGAGTCCTTCTCGGCTCTGAAATAACCCGGGTTGCACCGACACTCCGTGTACGCGTAATCGGAGGACTTACTGTGAGCCGGACAAGCCTCGCAGCTCTGCGATCCCACCTCGTGCTTGAATTTACCGATCGGGCACTCCTTGCATTCCTGTTTCTCGTCGTCAGCCTGGTATCCAGGCTTGCAGTGGCACCCGCCGTTCGGCAGATACCATTTCCCGTCTCCCTTGCAGAGGAAGGTGGGCTGCTCGATCACCACCGCGTTGTCCACGCAGGTACCGATCGTCTGCTCGATCAGCGCGACCTCGCGGCCGGTTGGCGTCGCTGGGAAGTGGGCAAAGTTCACGGAGATCTCCGGGCAGCTGATGTAGTAGACCTTGATGGCCAGGATCGAGATGCAGGCGCCCTGGTCGCGAAACGCGAAGTACACGCCCTTCTTCGTCACGGGTATCGACTTCACCTCCGTGTTTATCACCACCTCCGTGTTCGTGTTGAACCTGCCCTCGCCAGCGGCGATGCGCCCTGCGGATGAAACGCGTCGTGTACTTGGCCGCGTCGAGCCCTTGGCTATGGCCAGGGAAAAGTTTCCGGAACGAGAGCCGGAAGGGTGCGCGTATTTTGGCAAGCTTACCGATCAACTTGTAGCTATCCGTCTCCCACGGTGGCTGCTCCTTGGTGGCCACGTCGAACTCGTAGTAAAGCAGACTGAACGTCTCCTTGCAGCTGAGCGCGTTTCCGGGGAACAACGAGCAGTCGCGGGTCGtgaatttgatttctatgtacaTGCGATTCGCCGGTCCCCTCTCGATGAACGGCGTCCATAGCCAATTGTTCACGTTGTTGTACGCCACGTCGCAGACAACGTAACTCCGCCAATTGATGCCCTTGTCGAAGTTCGTGAACGACTCTTCCACCCACTGGAACAGAAACGAGCACGGGACGATCTTAATTTCCGTAATATGCCCTCGATTAACGGCGAAACACCGCGACCATGACTCTTTCCCTCCTTACATTCTACTCGCGGCCCGTTTAGCCTACGCGTGCGCCCGAATCAACCGAGATGAGATAAACGCTGTTTAAATAACGCGAGACGCCCCCTATCCCCCTTCAGCGGGGGGATCCTCCTTTCAGGAGCGGTTCTCCGGAGCGCCTTCGCCGTCGTGTTTGCCTACGGATTACAGGGCGAGATCCCACCGAGTCAGCATCCACGAAATCAGCTTTGCGCGAACCCTCCCCTCGCAGCTTTCCACCGTGGAGAGAGACGTTTCTTTCCGTTCTCGAACGCTTCAAGGTCTTCCTATTGATTTCGCCCTCCACCACCCTCCCCTGATGATATTTACAGAAACTACGAAGACGGATTACCCGGGCTGCTACGGATTTCCGAACTTCCCAAGAATCCGAGGCTGGCTCGCGCAACGACCAGGAGAGACCCAAGGAAGAAGATCGCGGCGGATGAACAGAGATTTATTCCCCCCAACTCGACCCCTTTCGACGGGGGTGACCGAGGCGCGTTCGATAGAGACGCTTTCTGATCTTTATCGAGCCTCGATCTCTAGACAGCGAAaaagacgagagagagagagagagaaagagagagatgcaGACGGATCCACGGGGGCTGGTCCCCGTgtacgcgcgatccgaggaaccACTTGTCCGTCGACGTTGGACGCGGTATCCTCCCTCGGCAAATGATGAGGCGGAGTGGCCAGGTCGTCGACTTGCGACAAACAGACCGCAAGGAATTACCGGCGCGCGTTACCATTAGTTTTATTGCCCCCCTCGGCTCGAGCTCGTCCCGAGAGAGACCGCAAAAAGTTCCGACCGAGCAAGAAGGacccgtcgtcgccgtcgtcgtcgtcgtcgtcgcggtCCTCGTGGCCATCGTCAGGGTTTCTCCCGTCCTCGACTGActattccctctctctctctctctccctctttcgatACTCGCAATGGAAAGGCTCTACGTAGGTAAGAGAGGCTGTGGAAGAGGGGGAGGGGGGcggagaggggaaaaaaaagcgGGTAGATCGAGAAGGCCAGGCTTCTTACCCAGAAGATTTTCTTGCGGACGTGTTTCCGGCAGGGAGGCCGCAATAAATTCAGCCGTACGGTTACTCGGTAGCACAAAGAGATTATTACGCTGGAAAGATGACGAGCAGGACAGAGGGGGGGATAGGGGATCGAGAAAAAACGATTTCGTTTCGGTGGATGGACGGTTCGAGGGACTCGGCTCGGCGATCTGAAAAATCCACGGCGACCTGTGCGCCGCGTTAACGAATGTGCTTAACCTCCTCAGGGACGAATTCCATTTTTTTCCCTCCGACGAGAACGGAGTTCTGCGTGTAATAACCAGATGAATGGGCTAGATAAGTAATATCGTAATTAACGAGAAACTATGCGTCGTCATTCCTCGAGAGATTAACGATGAACGTGGTCAATCGTAATTATCGTCGAGACAAAACGACTTCGAGCGACTGTTATCCTCTCGAGTCGAGGAATCGTAAAGGACACAGAAGGCGCGAGGCGATATCATCTCGCGGAGACTATTAGCGAGACGAAGGAAACTCCTGTAGACGTCGTTTCGACGCCTACGCGGGTGCTTTATcggctgggaaattgcgttaaATTCCTGGCTCCCCTTAGCCGTCGCCGTCGCTCTGTCTTTCCACGGCGCTTTTACTTCGTTCCTCTGTCGCGAGCCTTCCAGACTGTCGCGTGGCGGAAAAAAGACAGAGCGGGGGCACGCGCGTCGTTAACGCCGCGGAATTTAATTGGATCCCGCCGAGACGTCCTCTTTTAAGGTGCCGCGTGAATTTTTCGGTGGGCCGGATTTCCCAGCGGCGCGATCCTCCCGTGAAATTACTCGCACACCCTGTGCGTGCGTCTACGTGTGCAGGCGGTGAGAACGGGAAGGGAAAGAGTGGAAAAAGAGTGGGAAAGTTAAAAACGAGCACGCTCGACCGACTCTGGGGGTTGTAACGAGGAAAAAGAAGATACGTACACGTACGTATGCACGTATATCGATGTTCAAGGTACTTCTTCAGGCCCTTCCTGGGTGGCGGCGGGCAGAGATTTTAAATGGAATTAATTACGCCACTTAACGTGTTTCGCGCCTCGGGTTCGTTAGCATGCCGCATGCGAGACTGGTAACCAGCCGCCCTCGGGGGTAATTTCGCTCTTTATCGCGTGAACCACCACCGAATTCGTCGGATCCCGCGTTGCGTTCCTCAATTAGTACGCGATCGATCGACAGACGCGATACGAATCCATTAAGATCCGCGGCGTTTCGAAAATCCGGGACGATATACAACGTTCCGTTTCAGGGGTGGACCACCGTGGCTGGCTCGATGCGAGATGACGCGGGACCGCCGCGAAAGTAATTAGAAACAACGGGCTCGCGTCGTCTCGCGTAACGTTCGCGCTTTATCGCGGCTGCGATCGCGTTGGTCCGCGCGAATCGTTCATTAACGGGCTGAGCGCGAAAATATTGTTCAAAAGTATTCCCACTCGGTGTTTTTAATCGACTGGGTAACTAACGACCACCCGATACGCTCGATTCACCTTTGATCGCGTTTATGGGAGAAAAATAACGCAGCTCCGTGTGGCGATCGACGATTACATTTCACGCTTCGATCGACTCGATCTTAATACTAACATTAACGGACGATCAATTTATTACACTGGACTTACTAACAACCTTCGAAACTAACTTTCCACGTGTATCTCAAATTGCAACAGAGTTAATTCTCTCGTCGATCTCGTTCTCAATGATCGCAGATCGACCCGCTGAAAGATATAACCAGCGACTTACCACAAAACGAACGATTTTAGAGGAAACAAATCGGAAGAATACCGCGTGGTACGTTGACCCGCGCGAAAGAACCTGCGACGAGCGAAAAGGGGTGAGAGGTGAAAGATAAAGAGCTTCGTTCCGCCTGGTTATTCGTCGCTCTCCTCACCCCGTGTAACGACGAAGCTCACCCATCCTCGATAAAGAGTAACGCGCGCTGCTCGAGCAGGACATCAAAGCCGTCGATTTGTCGGGAACGGAGTACGAGAGTACACCTGGAGGAACAGGGTCCTCTCAGCGGTTTCTATTTCCTCGTGGATCAACCGGCGCTGGTAAATAGATACGAGCCATCGGTTTCGAAATAAAGCCAATAAGCTCCAGCGGAGCGAGCAAGCGGGGGCAGAGGCACGAGTAGTCTTCCGCGGCGGATAGAACGAGGAGGGATAGGAGTTCGGCTTGCCTCCCTTATCCCATGGCTAGGAGAGGTTCCCTCGAACGGCGGCCCGTAATATTGCCACCATAATCGCAATTCCGATGGTGTAGCTCCGTTCGAGCGGGGCGCAGCCAGCCTGGCTGGGAAGACTTAGGGGGTTACGTGGGGTGGACGAACTTTCAGTCTAGCGGAGGGCTTGCGGATCTTAATATATATTGAGCTCTCGTGCGCCACCCCTCGCCCTTGGGGTTGCAACGGGGTGAGGGCGCGCGGCTGGCCTCTCTCTTCTTCCTCCCAGTCTACGTGCACCACGTTCTACCGGCCGTTTCATAGAGGAACGCGCTGCGTTACCACCCCGAGGGCGCGGGGGTACGCGCGAGTCGCCGCGGCGGAATCGCGAAAGTTAAATTAACTCCGGGGGCTGGTTGCGCGACTCGCGAGGGATCCGATCGACCACACCGAGCGTCTATCTATCGGCAGTTACGGTTTTTTCTTTGTCGAGCAGTGGATCGCTTCGTCGAGCCACTTTGCTCGGCAGGTATGCCGGTGATTATGCGGGCTCGTTTAACCAGGCGCCTGGTTTTTGGCTTCTTGTTGGACCGCTGGATCTATCCAGCCGGTTTTAAATCTGCGAGCAACGTCGAGCTACTTTCGCGGATTTCGAAACGTCTTCAAAAGAGAGCAACTGGTAGGATCATCGAAAGCGAGCAACAAGCGACGATGTTTGTTGCTATAGAGAAAACAGAGCGACTAAGAAGGAAGAGGCTTAGGTAATAAGCGGTGGCTTTTGCGTGGTACGCGAAGCATCACGAAAAGGAAACATCCCTTAGCTTAAGGGAGCAAAACTGAGCGGGTTTTTCGCTCCTCTTTCCGTGGAGACTATAGCAGAGAGGGATAGGACGAAGGGAGGGTCGCTCGAGCAAGCGCGCATATGTGTGCGTCCGAACGAGCTGACCAACCCTCGTACACTGTAAGGGTGGTTACGTCGCGCGCCAATCGCAAACTTTATGTAGCCGTTTATTCGGCACCCTTGGTCTGATATCGCGGCGCCTTCGAATGGGGAAAGTAGGTGGAAACaccatttaaggagcatttccaCGGATCCCGGGCGTTAACTGAGATTTTTCTTCCCGGGGACCGCGCGACGCGTATATACGAGCGCGAAGGGAGGGAAATATCGAGGCGAGAGAAGAGGGAGAGCACGATCGGGCGAGAATTTATTTCTGGATTATTCGTCGGGGGATCGCGCGTCCCGGGATAGGACAAATCGTTCTCTTACCCGGGATCGGGAGTGTCGCGAGGTAATTTTCAGCCGCCAGATTTACGATCGGAAGATCGACTACCGACGGGGGCGGCAGTCGCTGCGAAAATTTGATTACGCCCGATAGAAAAATTGCCGATAATCTCGTCAAATTCCAGCGGGGAAGGCTGGCGACGCCCACCGTTGGAATTTGTTGCCAAGTCGACCTCGACGCGAAAACGATGCTTCTTATCAAACGGTGACAGTTATCGCGAACGCTGAATTAGCAGAAGCGAGAAACAGTGCGATATGAAAGCGAGAAAACGAAAGGCGCGACTAAGAGGAACGAGAGAgactcgaacgaagagacggcAGAGTCTGTCGAACGGATTTGTCTCGCGATCGGATGACAGCAACGACTCGTTTATCGATATTCACCCATCCATAATGAGCCTAACCGGCGTCGTAATATTTCGAGTTAACACGGCGTGTCGTCAGTGTCGCGTGTCGCTCGAAGGGATGAACGCGCCAATGACCGTCGCCCCTGACGAGACGACGCGTCACGGCTGTAACAAGAAGGGCTGCCTCGGTCACACGGGGGCTGAAAACCGTGCTAAGTCCGAGCAGAGACTTTTCAACGAACTCTCGACTTTTTGGCTTCTCGcgttctccctctccctctctctttcccaAGAAATTGCCCGTCGATTCCCCCACGTTCTCGGGAACGCGATCTACCCCGAGGTCGGAAACTGCCAGCAGACAGACAGTCAGACAGACGCAGAGACAGCGCGAGCCCAATAAGAGGAGCGGAGGAGAGACCAACAAGAAGACGAAACTCGCGAACCATCCAGCGGCGCGAGTTGCGCCGAGTTTCGGGAGTGTGAATGGGGTCTGGTCCAAAGATACACCGGGAGCGATATCCCGGTGCTATTTCGAGTCGACTGTAAGGCGAGTGTCGGCGCGCAAGGGGCGTAGCCGGGCAATGATCGTGGCGAGGAGACGGAGCCGGCACGTCGCGTCTGTTACGGGCCACGGCTGCAAACGAGCCACCGATCGGACGCGGTACCAAATTGCGGATCGTTCTGCATACCCGATGTAATTTTTCCACCCCGCGTTCGATGATTGCATTGGGGTGCGCGGGCGAGGCCGATCTTATGCTAATCCGCGAAGGGAGCCGAGGAAAGGAGCAAACGATCGTTCCCTCTCTCCGTCCCTTCCGAGCGGGCCTTCATAAAATCGTCACGAATTAGCCCCCGAAGGGAGGGTCAATCCGAAGGGGGTTGGGTTTAATATCGAAAGACCTGGCCGGCTGCGTGTAGCCCTCGACGCACGCCCCTGGAACCTGTCAGTTTGACGTATCGCAGTCGCGGGAATCCATTATACAGTCAATTACTCGTCGTGACAGGGAACGCGCGGAGCGAACGCGGCATCTGACGCCATCGAGCGCGCCCAATAGTCGAACGAGGGACCCACCAGCGGCCGCGTCCACCGGCAAATTCAACGGGACAACGTTCCTCGAGTTTCCCGCGGCACGTCGACTAAAGTTAGGCACACCGGACGTGACTACGACCCTCCTCCCCGATCGGGCCGCGAATCTTCAGGAATGGCCGCCAGGAATTTCGCAGGGGCCACCGCGTCGTACGAATCGACGAGCGATTCGAAGGGCGGAACGGGGTGGAGGGACGCTCGTCGAGTGCGTTAATTAAAATTCGCGGCTCCGCCGGGGGATCCCAATAAAGTGGACGAAATATCGGCGCACCGCTGGGGCCGGACCGTGGAGAGGGCCGGGCAATTTTTTCGACGGCTCTCCTCACGGCAGGTTGCACGCTGCGAGCCGGAAGTCACGATCGAACCTCGTTAACCGTTTGAATTGGTTAGCGGGGCACCGTCTCGGCGCGTGCACGAGTGGCTTCGCCGGCATTTGCATGCGATATTTGGATACAATAATCGTGGTCCTCGCGTGACGAACACGTCCAGATGGTACGCGGCGGGACGATCTTCACCTGTCTACGAACGGCATTGCTGTGACCATTGTTCGCGGTCCCGTCCTCCCTCTTGCGCGGCCGACCTTTGACGCCGTGAGTTATTTCTGTGGGATCGCCTCTCGATTGCGACGAAATATCACCTCGCAAACCGTGCACGGTGTCTCTCTTTCGTTCGCTGGTTCGTATCGAAGACAAACGTGGCTGAACGGCGAAGATCCCGTATCTACCGCCCGCTGGATAGCCAGCTCGACGAGAttatgaaattaaaaatacaatTTCCCGGATAACCGAGGCGTTTCCACCCTCCCCTGGTCAAATATTTTTTCAGAGGCTTAGCTTCGGCGAACAATGCCGTCTTGGAGAGATATCGCGCTGGAGAGCGCTAGGTATAAGCCGTAAAAAGAATGGAAAaataagagaaagaaagagaagtgCTACAGTAGGAGGGTGGACGGGGGTTGGTGAAAAAGCCGACGAAGTTAGGAACGGGCGACGTCGACGAGCGAGGCGCACCGCCGCCCGCGACCATCCCTTTTCCCCGGGCCAGAGAAATTGAGTTTCGGAGTTCGCTTCGACCCCCTCTGGGGGTGGCGAACTCACCTCGCGGCCCGTACGACGCCGCGCGCTTCCTCCCAGGCTACGCGCCACCTTTATCGCAGTAATGAAACTGTGTTTATGATAATCCAACAATGGAACAATGTGGGTAACGACCGAGGGGCAACGGGGCGTAGTCACAATGGCCCGCGGCTAGGCGGCCTCTCACCTAGGAAGAAAGCCGATGGATGGAAAGTAGGGGGATGCGAAAGGGAGCGAGACCTTGACGGAAGAGGGTCCCACCGCTCTATGGTCAGGGTTTTCGGCTCCCGAATCTTAATTAGGAATTTCACGAGGGCTCCAGCGCAGCGTCCACGCTCTATGGAAACGACAGAGGGCACGCAGTGGGGAGGGAAGAGTCGAAAAAAGGAGGAGGAATAACGTCGTCCCGCGGCACCCTGTTCGATCGCCGCTAAGATAAGACGTTCGGAGATAGCGCGGCTGGGAAGGGGGAAACGGAGAAGGGTTCATCCCGATGCTGGTTTCTTTGTTTTTCGCATTGTCCCAGTGCGCGCTCGAAAGGCTCGCAGCGCAGGGGACGACTCTGATAATGCGTAGGAACCGTGCCGTTGCTGTTTCCGAGAAATCGTCCGGAGGAACAAAGGCGCGCC encodes:
- the Eph gene encoding eph receptor tyrosine kinase isoform X5, whose protein sequence is MAPFNMAGVAGLLATCAAAAASAAHLLPLLLLLICPRGTHAEQVVLLDTTQEEKLEWTKYPFGTEANTPGWVEESFTNFDKGINWRSYVVCDVAYNNVNNWLWTPFIERGPANRMYIEIKFTTRDCSLFPGNALSCKETFSLLYYEFDVATKEQPPWETDSYKLIGRIAAGEGRFNTNTEVVINTEVKSIPVTKKGVYFAFRDQGACISILAIKVYYISCPEISVNFAHFPATPTGREVALIEQTIGTCVDNAVVIEQPTFLCKGDGKWYLPNGGCHCKPGYQADDEKQECKECPIGKFKHEVGSQSCEACPAHSKSSDYAYTECRCNPGYFRAEKDSKKMPCTQPPSAPQNLTVNFVDQSTVILSWNAPHMLGGRTDTTYKVICDACSTGVKYIPNTEVFNDTKITITGLNAVTTYRFQVFAQNGVSALAGKSEYVDITVTTEASVPSLVSNVRITGVKSTELSISWDAPVTDSGDSDLVERYEARCYPRYDDATNATMVQTSDLSATFKGLKPSTDYAVQVRAKTTRGWGEYTPVVYKKTPHAMGLDYVGEDDNMQVRIIAGAIVAVVVLLVIIIIMTVLILRRASDECNKKQPSDCDTLEYRNGEVHCKMDSSPIVTTHTNNKSKSSLTTPLFTPAVGVAAASAGGAGGGGARSYVDPHTYEDPNQAVREFAREIDAGYITIEAIIGGGEFGDVCRGKLKVAPDGRTEIDVAIKTLKPGSADKARNDFLTEASIMGQFEHPNVIFLQGVVTKSNPVMIITEFMENGSLDTFLRANDGKFQVLQLVGMLRGIASGMQYLAEMNYVHRDLAARNVLVNAALVCKIADFGLSREIESATEGAYTTRTVYSGKKGGKIPVRWTAPEAIAFRKFTSASDVWSMGIVCWEVMSYGERPYWNWSNQDVIKSIEKGYRLPAPMDCPEAIYQLMLDCWQKERTHRPTFANLTQTLDKLIRSPDTLRKIAQNRIRERGAPPPPPPASSTSSNVHLRKRGTNPLAPDAVDLTQLTSVSEWLASIKMSRYAESFESSGVTTLEAAARVTVQELTALGVTLVGHQKKIMNSVTALRAQLSATSQGFLV
- the Eph gene encoding eph receptor tyrosine kinase isoform X19; the encoded protein is MAPFNMAGVAGLLATCAAAAASAAHLLPLLLLLICPRGTHAEQVVLLDTTQEEKLEWTKYPFGTEANTPGWVEESFTNFDKGINWRSYVVCDVAYNNVNNWLWTPFIERGPANRMYIEIKFTTRDCSLFPGNALSCKETFSLLYYEFDVATKEQPPWETDSYKLIGRIAAGEGRFNTNTEVVINTEVKSIPVTKKGVYFAFRDQGACISILAIKVYYISCPEISVNFAHFPATPTGREVALIEQTIGTCVDNAVVIEQPTFLCKGDGKWYLPNGGCHCKPGYQADDEKQECKECPIGKFKHEVGSQSCEACPAHSKSSDYAYTECRCNPGYFRAEKDSKKMPCTQPPSAPQNLTVNFVDQSTVILSWNAPHMLGGRTDTTYKVICDACSTGVKYIPNTEVFNDTKITITGLNAVTTYRFQVFAQNGVSALAGKSEYVDITVTTEASVPSLVSNVRITGVKSTELSISWDAPVTDSGDSDLVERYEARCYPRYDDATNATMVQTSDLSATFKGLKPSTDYAVQVRAKTTRGWGEYTPVVYKKTPHAMGLDYVGEDDNMQVRIIAGAIVAVVVLLVIIIIMTVLILRRASDECNKKQPSDCDTLEYRNGEVGVAAASAGGAGGGGARSYVDPHTYEDPNQAVREFAREIDAGYITIEAIIGGGEFGDVCRGKLKVAPDGRTEIDVAIKTLKPGSADKARNDFLTEASIMGQFEHPNVIFLQGVVTKSNPVMIITEFMENGSLDTFLRANDGKFQVLQLVGMLRGIASGMQYLAEMNYVHRDLAARNVLVNAALVCKIADFGLSREIESATEGAYTTRTVYSGKKGGKIPVRWTAPEAIAFRKFTSASDVWSMGIVCWEVMSYGERPYWNWSNQDVIKSIEKGYRLPAPMDCPEAIYQLMLDCWQKERTHRPTFANLTQTLDKLIRSPDTLRKIAQNRIRERGAPPPPPPASSTSSNVHLRKRGTNPLAPDAVDLTQLTSVSEWLASIKMSRYAESFESSGVTTLEAAARVTVQELTALGVTLVGHQKKIMNSVTALRAQLSATSQGFLV